The Apium graveolens cultivar Ventura chromosome 3, ASM990537v1, whole genome shotgun sequence sequence gtttttgctttgaaaatttggagacattatctgtatggagaaaagtgcgagatttacacggatcaaaaaagcttaaagtacatattcatatagaaggagcttaatatgaggcaaaggagatggttagaattaatcaaggattacgactgctcgattaattatcatcccggtaaagcgaacgctgtagcagacgcgttgagtcggaaggaaaagttaaatgtgttatcagtacttgaagagatatatatggaatttgagaaactggaattggagattaaagtttgcaggcctaatgaagcaaaagtgtacagtatgacttttcagccggagttgctagGGAAAATAGAGAAGTGTCAGggagatgtaatggatcaagatataaatcgtttggtaggtgaagaattgtgcacgcagaaggatgaccaaggtattcttaggttttcttcaagaatttggattccaccggtgacggagtcGAAGAATGAAAGTTTataggaagcacataattcaacatattcaatccatccaggaagtaccaaaatgtacagagatttaaagaaaaattattggtggccagatatgaagagggaaattgcggaatgggttagcagatgttatacatgtcagagagttaaagccgaacatcaaagaccaagtggattactacagccattggagattccagagtggaagtgggaacatattgccatggattttatagttcgattaccaaggacaagggctaatcatgatgccatttgggttatagtggatagacttaccaagtcagctcattttctgcctataaatgaaagattttcacgcgacaagttggtccatatgtacctgaaggaaattatagttcgtcatggagttcctgtgtctatcgtatctgattgagatccaagatttaattcaagattttggaagagtttttaagaatgtttgggaacaagactgaatatgagtacagcctaccACCCACAGccggacggccaaagtgaaagaacgatccagatgATTGAGGACATGTTCCGTGTTTATGCTATTGATTTcgaaggaagttgggacgagcatttacctctgatagaattttcttataataatagttatcatgccagtattgggatgccaccctatgaagccctttatcgacgcaaatgcagatctccagtgtattgggatgaagtaggagaacgcaaaatacttggacctgaactagtacaacagacaaaagaagtggttgaaattatccaaaagagattgatagccacacaggaccgtcaaaggaaatatgcagaccagtccagaaaagacatggaattcgaagaaggaaacttggtattactgaaagtatcaccgtggaagggactaacgaggtttaaaaagaaaggaaagatgagcccaagatatgtcggaccttttgagattctaaagcgtgttggcaaagtagcttacgaattggcgttacctccgtacatggagcacattcacaatgtttttcacgtatcgatgcttaagaaatataatccagactccaggcatgtaatagaatatgagccaatagagcttcaggcagatttgtcatatgtagagagtccgatagagattctagaggaaagagagaaggtattgaggaataaagtggtaaagctagtaagagtgttatggagaaacccaaaggttgaagagtcaacctgagagttagaaagtgatataagagaaaagtaccctcaattgttttcttaggagattctgaggacagaatccttttaaggggggaaggatgtaatatccgggatatatcgtgtaattatttttgctaataaataattaatatatgtgttcagtatctattctgtgaattatttgttaagtgttaaatgtgtttggatgtttaaaaatattattaattgagtattttaatttttatatatccaaaataaaatatagataattgtcatatcttcctaattatttttatgttgatttatgaatttataagaatcatatgaaatttataaaatctttttccgggtatttaaaatctattttataaaaacgggaaccagcctacgtcatccgttgttacgttttggaacccgaaactcttccgagaactccttcctaacccaattgtaatattctgagcatatttcatgtttcgactttttcgatccggcgtacggtttgtcctgcgcggtcccggcgtaacattttcgatacaatattcgtttcggtaaatcaataaaactcatattttcgataaacgggagctttttattaaactatcccaattatcgCCTTGTAGTACGTGTaatcaggcgctgagaccaagaccgcagtacaaattgtactaatttggataattgtcccgaaaaccgataccgtttagaccagtttttataaataaacgtaccgttttatatccggaatgatcctacgggatactaattttccgtaattataaatagcctttaccgtattttatttcgtatcaaaaaatcatttgcagtcagtaattatataaattttcagagaaaattcatatattcataaacctttctgagaatcaaaccaacaatcggaggtgttatccgagtccgtttgaaaagctcgagtactcaaaacgaaggtcttgaggtgttctatcagattctgtgttccaaatcactgcagaaatcaaggtttattttctgaaaaattatttattttcgaattaattttattaaaaatatgaattttttttcggatgattgtttgtatgatttgatgcttgcatgttgtagagcttgttttcctgatgatttttatatgtcatacgtctgatttggagttcaataacatgctcaaaagtgggtttaattctcgaattttaaaattagggtttataacccgtatgaatgttttcaattgaaatttggggctttttgatttaggggttattagctgttgatttatagtagattacgttccttatgaaatttgcaatagattggtatatagctcgttaacagaggatgtctgaatcgaagggagttgtgttttgaaaatttatGAAGTTCGCCGGtaaccggcgatgttcttggccaatttccgaccaagtctggggttatttgaatgatttgattgcatgaataagatcctggttgtctgtagatgtgatctggagcttgtggtgaggtgagggtgccggaatcgtgttctcgGGCCACctctgtattttccggcgacgggggttgtaaaattgcagtttggtacctgaacttttagggaagaaacagtttagtcccccaggtttccagagtttgcatattttggattcctgtttataaattacttaaaaattatatttcatatttattttaattataaaaattcgtttttaatttctgaaaattccaaaaattattattttaattccaaaaattatttttaattcaaaaataaatctgaattaattagttaattaatttcagttaatttttaatcgattaattgatcaattaattcgaaaattaattgattaattgatttaattaattattaattgattttagttaattatttaattagatttaattatttaaaaatgatttaaaaattccgaaaaatagttttgagctttaaaatattattttaaattgttttcaaggctcgataattattatgaaatttttttgaagccagaattggccaaccgaaccatgtttactacttcgaaattgattcaacaatatgttttaattccgaaaaatgttttaaatatcattttaaatatccgaaagcctatttatgacccgagacttctttataaatgatataccattgacTATGTGaagtgttatgtgttatatgtgactttttggttaactgtcggtctatatattcgatgtttacttgtttattgcgtaactttcaatccgttaatcggatttgggtgaaacgaagggtagatagaagtatgtgttgaatagaatcgtatcagttcaatattgatagatgcttatgatatgtgagcagaagaggcaaggcataggaaagggaaacaggtagtcgaggagtaagacagtcgtgactgaaagcgagtgcagtataataagctagtaccaggcaagtgttctgaactttctcgagatattatagtgattgatagtcctgttttatattgcaagtgctttgaagcactgaaccctaaaccctgattccagttattgatcttgagccgtaaacctgattttttctaatccattgattgttgtatacccaaatacgaacctcaaatgtacgatactattccacaaatacatacaaactaattatcaaacactgaaccagatttcttacacactcaaaccattgtatcttatgctttgaaagaccaaatccttgaaaccctgaaacactgattcttttgttatccaattctttcactatCTAACAGctaagctttggaaatgccatattgatctttatgcagattgaaaccatttttaTTATTGAACGCCCAATGTtattaatgatcctgtttattgtttattactgcttattctgttattatggtagaattggattgtttttataaattgtggaccagattcgtggtcagaccatataatggtcaggctaggccaatgtgtgccttggacccagtagttagagcagtgctgtgtgctttgctcggggttagtgcgtgactgatcagcagcctaaccttggtttttaaaatgaaaatataatatccaattctaaatcataatccattgttcacttgttatcgtaaccatatttacctgatgatcattgttctcagttttgtcattgtgacttgctgagctagttagctcatttgtgcgatgttgtttatgttcttttccagttaagaaggaaccggttggtaccgaggatccccagtccagcgcgagagataggggttcaggttgatcgagttgagctagtaggcttcttttgggagtaatttaagtttgtaaaagtttgtaataatgtttaatactcagttctgagtttggatagttgggatttgaacggtttgtaatataagtaagtgtgtttggcttgtgtgcatactttaacctgttgcgatctgtggtagttggtaagtagggtcactgcatattattatctttatcattgttataagcaggttgttAATAAGGTGCgtgtgtatggaccccaaacttctaacccgggtttggagggcgccacaaacgATTTTAATAGTTTCTTTTTTTTCTATCTTTGAAAGAGTAAAAGCAGAAGGGGGCAAGTAGGTTCTCTTTTCTCCAATTTTTTGTGGAGCCAAGTCTTTCCTAACACCCATTTGAATCATATCAAGACGTGACGCCTCACTATCTTTAGTCATATATCTTATATTTAGAAGGGTCCCAATAAGATTGTCACACACATTGTTCTCGACGTGCATAACATCGAGACAGTGACGGACATGATGGAATTtccaatattctaagtcaaagaAAATTGATTTTTTTTCCATGGACAGTGCACCTTGTTTGACTTCTTTACTGCTTTTCCAAAAGAAAATTTTATTCGCTCCTGTTGCAGTAAAACTTCTTCACCGGAAAGGGGTGGACGCGCAAATCCTAACTCTTGTTCACCATTAAAAGCCGCCTTCTTCTTCCTATAAGGATGGTGCCTAGGTAAATATCGACGATGACCTTGGAAAGACATTTTCTTCGAATGAGGTAAGTATTTAGCCGTGGTATCATCCCCACAAACAGGCCAAGACATATAACCCTTATTCACACAACCAGACAAATTACCATATGCGGGAAAGTCATTTATCGTCCACATTAGAATTGCCTTTAAAGTGAAAAAAGATTTAGTATGAACGCCAAACACATTTGGTTCACCTTCTTCCCAAAGCTTCTTCAAATCATCGATCAATGGTTGCAAAAACACGTCAATATTATTACCTCGCTCTTGCGGGCCAGAGACTAAtactgttaacatcatatatttTCTTTTCATGCACAACCACGGAGGGAGATTATACGTTGTCAATACTACAGGCTAGCAGCTATACCTATTGTTTAGGTCATTATTGTGTGGGTTTATACCATCAGCTGCCAAGGCTAACTGAATATTTCTTGGCTTATTACCGAAGGTTGGCCACCTATAATCGACATTCCGCAATGAAGGAGAGTCAGCTGGATGGCGCatgtgaccatcttgacttcTTTGGTTCACATGCCAAGTCTTTAGTTTAGCGGTAGATTCAGATATAAACATCCGCTTAAATTTGGGAATGATCGGGAAATACCACATAACTTTGGTCGGAACGTTGACTCTCTCTTTACCATCTTTTCCTAACTTCCACCGAGATTTGTGACACTTGGGGCACTCGACAATATCGGAATTGACACCCCTATATAGAATGCAATCATTCGGACATGCATGGATTTTTATATACTCAAGGCCTAGATCAGATAGGGTTTTTTTAGCTGTGTATTCATTAATTAGCAAGACATGATCTTTGGGAAGTAAAGAACCAACCGAAGAGAGTAAATCTGTAAAGGCGCTATCACTAATCCCGAATCTCGCTTTCCAGTTATGTAATTTTAGCATTGATTCTAATTTACTACTATCACTGCCCTCAAATAACGGTTGCTCAGCATCGGCCAAAAACCGCTTGAACTCGTCTGAATCTTTATCACAATCATCACCCAAATTACCCCGATTATATGCTGCTTCACAAATATCACCTACTTCTGATGCCCCAATATTTTCTTCGATATTCTCTTCTATATTCACTGAAGAGGGAGTCGGCATTGTGCTAGCGGCATATGACCTAGGATTGGCACTAGCCATATGCCAAATCCAGTTTATATACCCCAAACTAAAGCTATTTTCATACAAATGACCTCTAATGATTTTCACAGAGAACTTTTTGAAATTACAGCAACGTGCATATGGACAGGGTATTAGTTTAGGATCTTTACAGTTTTCTTTGGCGTATAATAGAAAGTTTTCAACCCCGATCTCATACTCTAATGAATCCTTATCAGCCCGCATCCATGATTTATCCATATATAGACACGTACACCTGATTATAAGTTCAATATCAAATACTAAACAACTACATAGCTTACACATTATTTACAACAATTGTTACTCATGTTATTTTGTTTAAAAATATATCGAGATAATTTAATATATGATTAACTTACTTGGTGCAATTGtgtatttaatttataattatgaTTCTTATTAGGTTAGATGCAGGACATAAAACAGGACACAAAACAGGACACTACTACACTACTAATAAATGATGCACTTATCAATTCACACTAGTACACTACTAATGATAACACTACAgatttaaaaaaagaaaattataaaaataattacattatCTATATGTTCAAGTCAAGGTGCACAAGTAATTAGCTATGTGTTCAAGTAATTTAGTACACAAAGAAAAGAGTAAAGGCAAATTTTGAAAAAAAGAAAATCCATGGAAGTCTGTTACTTTTTAGAGCAAGAGTGAAATACTGCAATTGTGAGTCCTAAACTTAAGTTGTCGGTAATGTTTTAAAACATAAAGTTGGCTTCACACTATGCAACATACCAAAACCAATAACATATAAAGACCAAAACCAAAATTTATACACAAAACCAATAGAACAAACACTATCATTAAATTTTCAGAACCAAAAGAAGTTAACAAACATACAATATAAAGACAAATATACAATATCATACATTTATCActttaaaaaagaaaaaaacatACAATATCATACACATCATATAAAGATAAAGACATGCAGATACATACAATATAATGCCATACAACATCATACGTAATTTATACATACAATATCATACCATACAATATCATACCTAATTGGTCCAAAAATCCCTAATTTATAAAATCCCCAACTAAACAAGTTCGAACAAAATTAGGGTTCATAGAGAGCTTACCAAACCCAAAGCAAAGGAGTTGGTGCTTCGATTCGACTCAAACCTAGCTTCGGCTCAAACCCAGCTTCGACTCAACCCTAGCTTCGATTGGAGCTTCAATTGAGCTTCGATTGTGAGCTTCAAACCTAATAGCTTCGATTCTTTCAGTTTTTTGACTTCGATTGTGAGCTTCAAATGGCTTCGATTGCTTCAGTAGTGAGAGTGGTTGAGAGAGTCGGGGTGAGAGAATGTGGGAGTTatgttttttagtttttagttttatatttttagtttttagtcttatgttttttgttttttatttggCGGGAATATGGGTGAAATATTTGGGGGGAAGTCAATTTGTCTAAGGGGGGGAACAAATTTGGAGGGGGGAACATATACACTACTTAAAGTATAAACAGGAAAAGACACGGGCTGATTTAGCATGCTTTTTTTCAGCTtacattagacatcggttgaaCTACAAATTGATGTCTATATAaatcatagacatcggttttattGGGACCGATGTTGATAGTACTCTTTTACATCGGTTGCAGCAACAACCCATGCCTAAAGGGCGATGTCTATTAACAGATTTCTAGTAGTGAGTAATTTTCCtttctattttgcatcctgtaaaatctatATATGAGTatcctattagcttaaaatctaattccctaggataccataatcctagatcagctgtacccttgaggtacttgaaaattcttttcacaactattagatgaggttctcttggatcagcctgaaatcttgcacaaagacaggttgcatacatgatatcaggtctacttgcagttaaatagattaaagagccaatcatacctctgtagttagtaatatctactgatgctccagtatctttatctaacttggttgcaatggccatgggagttgatgcagtagaactgtcttacattccaaatttcttgagtagatttctggtgtacttggattgactgatgaAAGTGCCTTCatcagtttgtttgacttgaagtcccagaaaataactcaactctcccatcatactcatttgatatcttgactgcattaacttggaaaatctttcacaatgttttgtatttgtagagccaaagatgatatcatcaacatatatctgtaccaaaagtaagtcctttccatggttgaggtagaataaagtcttgtcaattgtgcctctgttaaatccactttccagaagaaattgagctaaagtctcataccatgcttttggagcttgcttaaggccataaagtgctttatcaagcctgtagatatgatttggaaattttggatctacaaagcctggaggttgttcaacatatacctcttctttcaattctccattgagaaaagcactttttacatccatttgaaagactttaaacttcttgtgagcagcataagtgtaacacccccaaatccggggtcggggatccgagttgacacgagttccatttcccttaataacacccaatcttaataaacaatcaactactttgtactgtgaccccacaataaacacacacaccacaagttatagtctcagagatgaatatccaaaagtaacacgagtcattttatttcaaaattatatgccattacaccttaaaaggatttctgaatagatttacatttctttgccattattacaattgataaagatacataagtctggttgatcaatagttgaaaacctagcctattggtagctcctacctcagctatggcggcatcaacgcttccagaagactgcagaacattttctaaccgcttacgaatcgggagcttggtcctgttcatcttttctatctgttgttgtgtgatgaaagaagaaagcaagggtgagcagcaagcccgccaaaataatatgtataatgattaacaatatatgagccttctcatagtactcatgaaagtcttggtcaaaagaaatgaaccaagtttgatatcttaatacaatgaagtcgcaaaatattcagtatatatgcatatatacttttcaaaatcttggaagtcctcttccatgcataatatacacagagttccagtttataactgtataaaactatcgttgcaaggtgatctcatatatctaaccttgtctcaacatttttctgaaaatctttgacatgcataagataatcatttactagatataagtttaaaagatgaagttacaagatactccaatatacttatatcttttccaaatactacttgaactaccaccgttcaagttataatgagctttcaacagttcatcacatagatgagactacaagacaagatttgaatagattaatctttgaagtattattgaaggaaatgaagttatgatatacttcattaagtcccgatatatatatatatatatatatatatatatatatatatatccacatatacatcttctttatacatttccggaaagcctctgtcatgtaaagtatgaataaaatttgtaacatccaataaatatttggaaggaaaaagaattgtggcataaacccgatatcttgttgatcaggcaaagataccaataagtaaccttttctactagtagatggatgaatcccccaccggtcatcaccctggccacataaggaccttgtgctggaccaccacccggcctcttacgcgttgatggactgccacccagccacttacattTTGATataccgtaccccggcctgttgcttatgccgactcaattagagggacttacttcccgaacgttgggcaagtaatcaaattgttttctcaaaacagcaaccacgttgcgaatgtaaaatacaccacagagccggatccccaggttttgagcgagtatttaaatccccttcgaaaggaggatcttaaatataaaagaatgagttttgggatccgccctaacttttagaaatcattttgaagactcgaaaacatttttacgaatgtttggagtactgct is a genomic window containing:
- the LOC141714245 gene encoding uncharacterized protein LOC141714245, with protein sequence MDKSWMRADKDSLEYEIGVENFLLYAKENCKDPKLIPCPYARCCNFKKFSVKIIRGHLYENSFSLGYINWIWHMASANPRSYAASTMPTPSSVNIEENIEENIGASEVGDICEAAYNRGNLGDDCDKDSDEFKRFLADAEQPLFEGSDSSKLESMLKLHNWKARFGISDSAFTDLLSSVGSLLPKDHVLLINEYTAKKTLSDLGLEYIKIHACPNDCILYRGVNSDIVECPKCHKSRWKLGKDGKERVNVPTKVMWYFPIIPKFKRMFISESTAKLKTWHVNQRSQDGHMRHPADSPSLRNVDYRWPTFGNKPRNIQLALAADVLVSGPQERGNNIDVFLQPLIDDLKKLWEEGEPNVFGVHTKSFFTLKAILMWTINDFPAYGNLSGCVNKGYMSWPVCGDDTTAKYLPHSKKMSFQGHRRYLPRHHPYRKKKAAFNGEQELGFARPPLSGEEVLLQQERIKFSFGKAVKKSNKVHCPWKKNQFSLT